From the Halobacteriovorax sp. GB3 genome, the window GTCATCTCAAGTCTTGTTGGGGATGATCCCTTGAAAGCTGTCAAAGACAAATCGGAGCATTACATAAAAGTCTCAGACCATTCTTTTATTTCTTTAAAAAAGAAAAAGACAGGCAATCATTACACAGCAACTCTCTATGAAAGAGAGAGTTTAGAATATAAAAAAGTTCGTCGCTTTACTATGAAGAAGGTATTTCAAAGATAAAACCACTCGAATAGAGACCATCTTTTTCTTCTTTCCAAAGTTTCGCCTTATGGAGCTTTAAAATCTCTCGTACGATTTCAAGACCAAAGCCTATTGATTTATCAATTTGAGAATCATTGGCATCATTATCATCACATTTAACATTTCTAATGGTGAAGCGTAGACTCTGATCATCTTGTTTTTTAAGAGAAAGCTCTATCGTCGTATCTGGCATAGAATATTTGGTGGCATTAGAAATAAGATTAGAGAAAACTTGCTCCATTCTATAGTAATCAATTTCGACTTCTGGAATATCCTCAAAAATTTTTTTAATTTTAAGATTCTTCTTTTCTAGATGGCGATTAAATTGAGATAGGGAATGCTCTAGGACATTATCTAGACGATTGAGCTCTTTATTGAGTTCGATTTTTCCCGTTCCCATCGCTGCCATATCCAAAATTGTATAAATCATCTCAAGTGAATCATCAGCAGATTTTTTAATGAGTTCCAAAAACTCTTCACTGTCAGAATCTACTTCAATAAAATCAGCTAAACTCCTGATATTTCCAAGTGGAGTTCTTAGATCATGGGCAACGTAACCAACAAGCTTTTTCAATCGATCATTGGACTTAAGGATTTCTTGTTCTTTATCATTGAGAAAAAGAAAGTTACCTATTGAGTTGGCCATAAGTGAAATAAGGTCTCTCTCATTTTCAGAAAATCCAAAATCTCGAATATCTGTTGATGA encodes:
- a CDS encoding GAF domain-containing sensor histidine kinase, whose translation is MNYPKFLDNKKYSQLHDEISELEQLSALSENLKRIHIITTKSYSSFDDLIFEYLSVGLEVFGMRIGIVSRIEDEDYIVCNAISPDNSLSKGDIFPLEGTYCREVYHSQEVIGLPHVGSLESMKDHPVYQNMKLESYLSAPIYVGGKLYGTLNFSSTDIRDFGFSENERDLISLMANSIGNFLFLNDKEQEILKSNDRLKKLVGYVAHDLRTPLGNIRSLADFIEVDSDSEEFLELIKKSADDSLEMIYTILDMAAMGTGKIELNKELNRLDNVLEHSLSQFNRHLEKKNLKIKKIFEDIPEVEIDYYRMEQVFSNLISNATKYSMPDTTIELSLKKQDDQSLRFTIRNVKCDDNDANDSQIDKSIGFGLEIVREILKLHKAKLWKEEKDGLYSSGFIFEIPSS